One genomic region from Candidatus Omnitrophota bacterium encodes:
- a CDS encoding NGG1p interacting factor NIF3, with translation MKLIDIYNLAVKKGIENDIRTRAQIREYLGKAKKELRGLKGVDKKSFDSERLNNPYADTRILYGDPGIEIKKVMVGVDMEGPELLAADRLNARGEAIDLVIAHHPEGIAYARFYDVMELQVAMLQKLGVPKEVGDDFLKERMQEVARSVASANHFRSVDIARLLDMPFMCIHTPADNHVAAFLQKMFDRKKPGKLAQVVSMLKAIPEYADGLEKNAGPRILIGEPDKDAGKVFVDMTGGTEGPKKIFPRLSQAGVGTIVGMHLSEEHFKAAKGEHINVVIAGHMASDTLGLNLLLDSIQRSGVLEVIPCSGFIRVRRQG, from the coding sequence ATGAAGCTGATAGATATCTATAACCTGGCTGTAAAGAAAGGTATCGAGAACGACATCCGCACCAGGGCCCAGATAAGGGAATATCTCGGGAAGGCTAAAAAGGAGTTACGGGGATTGAAGGGTGTGGATAAGAAGTCGTTCGATAGTGAAAGGCTGAATAATCCATACGCCGACACAAGGATACTTTACGGGGATCCCGGCATAGAGATAAAGAAGGTTATGGTCGGAGTAGACATGGAGGGGCCGGAACTGCTGGCCGCCGACAGGTTGAATGCCCGCGGAGAGGCGATAGATTTGGTCATAGCCCATCACCCCGAAGGCATCGCGTATGCGCGATTCTACGATGTCATGGAACTTCAGGTCGCGATGCTGCAGAAGCTTGGAGTGCCGAAAGAAGTCGGCGACGATTTCCTGAAGGAAAGGATGCAGGAGGTCGCCAGGTCCGTCGCGAGCGCTAACCATTTCAGGAGCGTGGACATAGCCAGGCTTCTGGACATGCCATTCATGTGCATCCATACGCCTGCGGATAACCATGTGGCCGCTTTTCTTCAGAAGATGTTCGACAGGAAGAAACCCGGGAAGCTTGCGCAGGTCGTATCCATGTTAAAGGCCATACCGGAATATGCCGATGGCCTGGAGAAGAACGCCGGACCCAGGATATTGATCGGAGAACCGGATAAGGACGCGGGCAAGGTATTCGTCGATATGACGGGCGGCACTGAAGGGCCGAAGAAGATATTCCCCAGGCTGTCGCAGGCGGGCGTAGGTACTATAGTGGGGATGCATTTAAGCGAAGAGCATTTTAAGGCCGCCAAAGGCGAGCATATAAACGTGGTCATCGCGGGACATATGGCCAGCGACACTTTGGGGCTGAACCTGCTTTTGGATTCCATTCAGAGATCAGGCGTTCTTGAAGTGATCCCATGTTCAGGATTTATAAGGGTAAGAAGGCAGGGCTAA
- a CDS encoding CvpA family protein: MELLTRLNWVDVLIVIIMLRISYVAFQDGLSHEIFPLLGSICTVIFALHYYNGIASAISHNMNNVDVSVLEMVIFTLLAVGISFIFKFLKVVIDKIITVTWHPLIEKFGGLLSGIARASIVISIILIILSLMPLSYIQRSIRDRSFAGMYFLRIGPDIYARASGFIPTLRIRGASVKSESLVKDLVSDKAVTKAVKTKKEKEEEYFPE, translated from the coding sequence ATGGAGCTACTGACGAGACTTAATTGGGTAGATGTATTAATTGTAATTATAATGCTTAGAATAAGTTATGTCGCTTTCCAGGATGGGTTGAGCCATGAGATATTTCCGCTTTTAGGCTCCATCTGCACAGTGATATTTGCCCTGCATTATTATAACGGGATCGCATCTGCTATATCACATAATATGAACAATGTAGACGTCTCCGTGCTGGAAATGGTCATATTTACGCTCCTTGCGGTGGGCATAAGTTTCATATTTAAATTTTTGAAGGTCGTTATAGATAAGATAATAACCGTCACATGGCATCCGCTGATCGAGAAATTCGGAGGATTGCTCTCAGGCATAGCCAGGGCGTCGATAGTCATCAGTATCATATTGATAATATTGTCGCTTATGCCGTTGTCTTATATTCAACGTTCTATAAGGGACAGGTCGTTCGCAGGGATGTATTTTTTAAGGATAGGGCCCGACATATATGCCAGGGCATCCGGATTTATACCTACGCTGAGAATCCGAGGGGCTTCCGTGAAGAGCGAGAGCCTGGTGAAGGATCTGGTCTCGGATAAGGCTGTTACAAAAGCCGTTAAAACCAAGAAAGAGAAGGAAGAAGAATATTTTCCTGAGTAA